Below is a genomic region from Raphanus sativus cultivar WK10039 chromosome 4, ASM80110v3, whole genome shotgun sequence.
TAACCCTAAAATGTAACAAATCCCAAATCCATAAAACTGCAGTTGATGGCCTCTCACTAAATAGTATTTCCTCAGCTCTCATTCTGTTTTCTCCATCTCCGCAATTCCATTTTGTTGTTCTTGCTGTCGAAGGCGATGATGCAGAAACTGCTGCTGCTGTTGAAACTGAAACTCCTGCTGTTGTTGTTTCTGTGAATGAATCTGCAGCTGCTGGAGCTGTTGTGCGGCTAACATCGTCTGCATTGACTGATGATTGTTGGAATATAATTGCTGGTTTGATCCAAACGACCCATAGTTCATTGCTGATGATGCACCGTTTGGGGCAGCAACTTGGCCAGTCAACACTTTCAGATGCTGGATTTCCTCCTTAAGAGCTTCGTTTAGTTCTGTGCCAAAAGACAAGTAATGTTCACACCAAAATGGTGATGAAATTTCTCTAAGTGTTGGTGATAAAAACTAGAAAGAGCCTAACCATCCTGTAAGTGAACTTTCTGCTCCATTGTTTGCAACCTCAGTTTCAGCTCATTGTTTTCAACACTCAAACCATTTGCGTCTCTCTGaacaaaacataaagaaaaaaaattcacaatacataaataaaaaaaagaggtAACAGCAACAATACAGTACACAGACTCAAAAAACCAAACCTGCAAGAGAGTAAGCTGGGCAGAGAGAGTTGTAGCTTCAGTTTGCAAAGTCTGTACTTTTCTCTCAAGCTCAAATATGTATCTCGTCTTCCTTTCCTTTGACCTTGCCGCTGACTGCCTGTTTGCCCATATCCTATTATTGTATGACACACAAATCATGTTCCACTCACAATACAATAAAAGAATGTTTTTGCATTTTAAGATAAAGATGTTAATATACCTCTTAGCACGTTTTGGATCGATGAGAGCAAGCTCAGCAAGTTTAGCAGCAGAGATGGACTTCTTAGCATCATCTTCATTTCCAGACATAAGCATTTCACTGATGCTCAATGATCCATCCATAGAGTGACTGTGCTGATGCCTAACTCTTGGCCTTTCCCCAAAACTACTGTTCTGATGATTAGAAGAAGTTGAGCCTGTATGCGTCACCACCAACTCGTTTTTCCAAGCGGTTCCTGACGGCTCACCCACTTGAGCCGCCGAAGAAGAAGTAGCAGTAGAAGAATTAAACTTATCCATATCGAGATACATAGACAGCAAGTCCCCACCTCCTTCAGTGTCATCAGAGAAAGAAGGCACATCAGCATTAGTACCACTACCATTACCAACCAAACCAAGATCAAAATCAAAGCTCAAGTCATCAGGGAGAGTGAGGATCTCTGAGTGAGCTCGACGGTGTCCGATCTTCTTAGGTGGGTGTTCGAGCATACGGCTCATATCTGAGAAGGGTGAGCAGCGACctgaaggagatggaggagggaGACGACCTCCACAAGGTGCTGGAGATTTCTCTTTATCCATTTCTATAACTTCTACTCTCTCTAGTTGACTTTAACCAAAAACAGCAAGTAACCTGCAAAACAGATCAAAACTCAAACTTAACCCAACAGAGAAGCAAATCATAGGAAAGGACAAGTTTTTATGCTAGCCCTGAATCAAAAGAGGGGAACTTTAATTGAAAGTAGATCAAAAGAGACAGACTTTGTAAGATAACTTACAAAAACAGATCTTAAATAGGCTCCAGAAACCCCCAAGAGAGAAGACCCTTTCAGCAGAGGAAGATTGAATATAGCGGAAGAAgtgagaggaagagaagagatctGTGAGATTAGGAAGAAGAAGGAATGCGATTCTTACAAGAGATCATATGTCAATGTGTAGACTTGGATGCGCCACAATCTCTCTGCGTATTTGGTAATGGAATCTTAAAACGCGTCGTTTTTTTTGCGTGTGTTTCGACATTTCCGTTTGGGAAGCGGAGAGAGTTTCATTACCTGGCTAAACATGATGGATTAGTTAAAGCAATGTCAATTTGTCCCCACCGGGCTTTAGAACCTGGGCCTCTTGAACATGTTATGGGCTTTAAAAACCCACACGATCAAAAATGTTAAGAGAGCATCAGCATTTAGCATAAGATTATCCGATCGATAActattagaaaaatatttagtgaTTTATACACAAAGAGAAAAACTATTTACTAAAGAATgtgatttcttttttctttcttgtacCATATAAAAGcgtgatttcttttttttttgcgcgTCCGATCTGTATCCAGGTTGTGTCGATCGAATGGTGGTCCCTCTTGTCGGGTTATCAAGTCTTATGTTCTTGGAGTTTGGACGTTATCGTTTTGTGGGTATAAGCAGCATCGGTAAGTCGCAGTGTGATTTTAAGAAGTGGATGTTATCGTGTGGCGGACTATGGGCAACAACGATACTTCCTGATTATTGGCATGTACTTCATTCTAAAGTCTAttgaattattttgtttaatgttCGTGTAGTTATTAGTCGTATATCTAAATCACCTCTGTATGAATTCTATCTGCCGCTTTCATGTAGGCTTTTGTTTCTGgagtttttgtttaattatacCACTAGTTTGTGTATCAATACTAGAATTTTTCTTTGAATTATTTCATCAGatgggaaaagaaaaaaagaagcgTGATTTATTCAGCAGGTTTGTCAAAGGAActaagattgatgagctctactattactatatatattaaccaCAATCGAGAAGCTCGTGACATCAAACACCTTCGTTGTCTGGTAACTCCCATTAAGCACAACGTTATATGTTACAATTGCCAAAGCTGGTCTGTGTTCATCAAAGAGAAATTATAAGAAGAATGCTTAAATCTTTCATCTAATTTCAAATGTATATGTTAGGGTTAATATTCACATTTAattatgataatatttcaaaactttgTTTTAGTTTAGTAGTTAAATATTCAGTAAAATTGGATGTTAGGGTTCAAATC
It encodes:
- the LOC108849492 gene encoding probable transcription factor PosF21, giving the protein MDKEKSPAPCGGRLPPPSPSGRCSPFSDMSRMLEHPPKKIGHRRAHSEILTLPDDLSFDFDLGLVGNGSGTNADVPSFSDDTEGGGDLLSMYLDMDKFNSSTATSSSAAQVGEPSGTAWKNELVVTHTGSTSSNHQNSSFGERPRVRHQHSHSMDGSLSISEMLMSGNEDDAKKSISAAKLAELALIDPKRAKRIWANRQSAARSKERKTRYIFELERKVQTLQTEATTLSAQLTLLQRDANGLSVENNELKLRLQTMEQKVHLQDELNEALKEEIQHLKVLTGQVAAPNGASSAMNYGSFGSNQQLYSNNHQSMQTMLAAQQLQQLQIHSQKQQQQEFQFQQQQQFLHHRLRQQEQQNGIAEMEKTE